The Caproicibacterium lactatifermentans genome contains a region encoding:
- a CDS encoding peptide deformylase — protein MIREIMKDEAFLTQRAEPAAVDDLGVAADLLETLEAHKDICVGMAANMIGVNKRIIAFDNGGTYMVMFNPKIIKKSEPYKTEEGCLSLTGIRTTKRWKSIKVQYQTAEFQTRYKTFTGWTAQIIQHEINHCEGILI, from the coding sequence ATGATTCGGGAAATTATGAAAGACGAAGCGTTTTTGACACAAAGGGCAGAACCGGCCGCGGTAGATGATTTGGGTGTGGCAGCGGATTTACTGGAAACGTTGGAAGCCCATAAGGACATCTGTGTCGGTATGGCGGCCAACATGATTGGAGTGAATAAGCGCATTATTGCCTTCGATAATGGCGGTACATATATGGTGATGTTCAATCCGAAGATTATCAAAAAATCCGAACCATATAAAACCGAGGAAGGCTGTCTGTCCCTTACCGGCATACGCACAACTAAGCGCTGGAAGTCCATTAAGGTACAGTATCAGACTGCGGAGTTCCAGACGCGCTATAAGACCTTTACCGGATGGACGGCGCAAATCATTCAGCATGAAATCAACCACTGCGAGGGAATTTTGATATAA
- the gluQRS gene encoding tRNA glutamyl-Q(34) synthetase GluQRS codes for MSKNICGRFAPTPSGRMHLGNVLCALLAWLSVRQQGGRMVLRIEDLDAMRCPRQYADLLEEDILWLGIDWDEGGSKGGPRGPYYQSECAPLYEKALQKLREKGLLYPCFCSRAQLHAASAPHLSDGQVLYNGHCRSLSAEEAAQLSKIRRPADRLRVPDRTITFVDGCQGPYTESLPLECGDFLVRRSDGVFAYQLAVVADDARMGVTEVVRGKDLLSSTARQIYLFELLGYPPPHYRHIPLLLAPDGRRLSKRDHDLSLEVLRQSLPDARPLIGLLAFLCGQLPRPEPISPRELLPLFCWDNVPKENIRIPAQWYQTPPQNWNISALRNR; via the coding sequence TTGTCAAAAAATATCTGCGGGCGTTTTGCCCCTACCCCCAGCGGACGAATGCACCTTGGCAATGTGCTGTGTGCCCTGCTGGCATGGCTTTCTGTTCGGCAGCAGGGCGGGCGCATGGTGCTGCGCATAGAAGACTTAGACGCCATGCGCTGTCCCAGGCAGTACGCCGACTTGCTGGAAGAAGACATCCTCTGGCTGGGGATTGACTGGGACGAGGGTGGGAGCAAAGGCGGACCGCGTGGCCCCTATTATCAGAGTGAATGTGCACCGCTGTATGAAAAAGCGCTGCAAAAGCTGCGGGAAAAAGGGCTGCTGTACCCCTGCTTCTGTTCTCGTGCACAGTTGCACGCGGCCAGTGCTCCCCATCTTTCAGACGGACAGGTTCTTTATAACGGACACTGCCGTTCCCTTTCCGCCGAAGAAGCCGCGCAACTGTCCAAAATCCGCCGGCCGGCCGACCGTCTGCGGGTACCGGACCGAACCATTACCTTTGTGGACGGCTGTCAGGGGCCTTACACCGAAAGCCTGCCGCTGGAATGCGGCGATTTTCTGGTGCGGCGTTCAGACGGTGTATTCGCCTATCAGCTGGCAGTGGTGGCGGACGATGCACGAATGGGTGTTACGGAAGTCGTGCGTGGAAAAGATCTGCTCTCTTCCACAGCACGGCAGATATACCTGTTTGAACTGCTGGGATACCCGCCGCCGCACTACCGCCATATTCCACTGCTGCTTGCGCCGGACGGACGGCGGCTTTCCAAACGTGACCACGATTTGAGTTTGGAAGTACTGCGCCAAAGTCTGCCGGACGCTCGCCCGCTCATCGGACTGCTGGCTTTTTTGTGCGGTCAGCTGCCCCGGCCGGAGCCAATTTCTCCGCGGGAACTGCTACCGCTGTTTTGCTGGGACAACGTACCAAAGGAAAATATCCGTATTCCAGCGCAGTGGTACCAGACGCCGCCGCAAAACTGGAACATTTCTGCACTGCGAAATCGTTAG
- a CDS encoding aldo/keto reductase: protein MISRGYRNTDAHPSLLGFGTMRLPRLQSDKPEIDVPRAQELIDYAYAHGVNYYDTAYMYHDGLSEEFIGQALRKYPRESYFLADKMPAWSMTDQSQVDKIFQTQLVRCGVSYFDFYLCHGLDRHMLEKFRKFHILDYLKQKKAEGTIRQLGFSFHDTPEVLEQILEAYDWDFAQIQLNYFDWIAQNAEKQYRLLAERGIPVVVMEPVRGGALAALCPAAEKLLKAAEPQASLASWAIRFVASLPGVMTMLSGMNSAEQVRDNVQLLSDFHPLTADERRTLGQAVDLYRAYLTIPCTGCRYCMECPSGVEIPTLFRLYNEYKVSHRETDFLTAYKALTEKQRASACIGCGNCAQHCPQHIDIPAKMKEICATIEKILND, encoded by the coding sequence ATGATTTCCAGAGGATACCGAAATACGGACGCACACCCGTCACTGCTGGGTTTTGGCACTATGCGCCTACCCCGTTTGCAGTCCGACAAACCGGAGATTGACGTGCCGCGTGCACAGGAATTGATTGACTACGCCTATGCCCACGGTGTCAATTATTATGATACGGCTTATATGTACCACGACGGCTTGTCGGAGGAATTTATCGGGCAGGCCCTGCGCAAATACCCGCGGGAAAGCTACTTTCTGGCGGACAAAATGCCCGCATGGAGTATGACGGACCAGTCACAGGTAGACAAAATTTTTCAGACACAGCTTGTGCGCTGCGGCGTCAGCTACTTTGATTTTTACCTTTGTCATGGGTTGGACCGGCATATGCTGGAAAAGTTTCGTAAATTTCATATTCTGGACTATTTGAAGCAGAAAAAGGCGGAGGGTACTATCCGGCAGCTGGGATTTTCTTTTCACGATACGCCGGAGGTATTGGAGCAGATTCTGGAGGCCTACGACTGGGATTTTGCCCAGATACAGCTCAACTATTTTGACTGGATAGCACAGAACGCGGAAAAGCAGTATCGTCTGTTGGCCGAGCGCGGCATTCCTGTGGTCGTTATGGAGCCGGTGCGCGGCGGTGCGCTGGCTGCGCTGTGTCCGGCGGCGGAAAAACTGCTGAAAGCGGCGGAACCGCAGGCGAGCCTGGCTTCCTGGGCAATTCGCTTTGTGGCTTCTCTGCCGGGCGTGATGACCATGCTGAGCGGCATGAACAGTGCGGAACAGGTTCGGGATAATGTGCAGCTTTTGTCCGATTTTCACCCGCTGACCGCGGACGAGCGCCGCACATTGGGACAGGCGGTGGATTTGTATCGGGCGTATTTGACCATTCCCTGTACGGGCTGCCGATACTGCATGGAATGTCCCTCTGGTGTGGAAATTCCGACACTGTTCCGACTGTACAACGAATATAAAGTTTCTCATCGGGAAACTGATTTTCTGACCGCTTACAAAGCGCTGACAGAAAAACAGCGTGCTTCCGCCTGCATCGGCTGTGGGAACTGTGCGCAGCATTGCCCGCAGCATATTGATATTCCGGCAAAGATGAAGGAAATCTGTGCCACCATTGAAAAAATTCTGAACGACTGA
- a CDS encoding GtrA family protein: MATKEKIRVVWKYLTSREMILYIVFGLITTALNLAIYFVLTDIVLMDKSLAYFFAWLIAMLFAFVTNKKFVFESKARKLKAVLYELGTFTGGRLLTFAIGEILITVFVKQMGQSNLIWKLITNVIEIAGNWLISKLITFRKKTD; encoded by the coding sequence ATGGCAACCAAAGAAAAAATCCGGGTTGTCTGGAAATATCTTACTTCCCGGGAAATGATTTTGTATATCGTTTTTGGGTTAATAACAACCGCACTGAACCTTGCCATTTACTTTGTGCTGACGGACATTGTCCTAATGGACAAGTCACTGGCCTACTTTTTCGCGTGGCTGATCGCCATGCTCTTTGCCTTTGTTACGAACAAAAAGTTTGTCTTTGAAAGCAAAGCAAGGAAGCTGAAGGCCGTTCTGTACGAATTGGGCACCTTTACCGGCGGGCGGCTCCTCACTTTCGCAATCGGCGAAATCCTCATCACCGTTTTCGTCAAACAAATGGGACAGTCCAATTTAATTTGGAAACTGATTACCAATGTTATTGAGATTGCCGGTAACTGGCTGATAAGCAAACTAATTACTTTTCGAAAAAAAACGGACTGA
- a CDS encoding nitroreductase family protein has product MIRDLVEKSRSYRGYDQSRRVSRDELLQLVDCARLTPSSVNRQPLRYYLACTPEQTAKIQPLTHWARALQPIQLPHPGHCPPAFIIICQDTNVDSSLQRYQRDVGIVAQTMLLVAVEKGLGGCMIGNFSPAEVAKALDLKPNLVPMLVVAIGKPDETIILTEVKNDDTNYYRDENDVHYVPKRRLEDLIIN; this is encoded by the coding sequence ATGATTCGAGATTTGGTTGAAAAAAGCAGAAGCTACCGCGGCTATGACCAGAGCCGCCGTGTTTCTCGGGACGAGCTGCTGCAGCTGGTAGACTGCGCCCGGCTGACTCCTTCCAGTGTCAACCGTCAGCCGCTGCGCTATTATCTTGCCTGTACACCAGAGCAGACGGCAAAGATTCAGCCGCTGACGCACTGGGCACGCGCACTGCAGCCCATACAGCTGCCACATCCCGGTCACTGCCCGCCGGCATTTATTATCATTTGTCAGGATACAAATGTTGACAGTTCTCTGCAGCGGTATCAGCGGGATGTCGGAATCGTTGCGCAGACTATGCTGCTGGTGGCTGTGGAAAAGGGACTGGGCGGCTGTATGATTGGCAACTTCAGCCCCGCAGAAGTTGCCAAAGCACTGGACCTCAAACCCAATTTGGTTCCTATGCTGGTTGTTGCCATTGGCAAGCCGGACGAAACGATTATTCTTACCGAAGTCAAGAACGATGACACCAATTATTATCGGGATGAAAACGACGTGCATTACGTCCCGAAGCGCCGCTTAGAGGACCTCATTATCAACTGA
- a CDS encoding DUF362 domain-containing protein — protein sequence MEKSKVYFTDMRVTLRENLPQKLHRLLKTAGIGNIDFEKRFAAIKIHFGEPGNLAFLRPNYAKVVADTVRELGGKPFLTDCNTLYVGGRKNALDHLDSANENGFSPMTTGCQLIIADGLKGTDEELVPVEGGEYVKEAKIGRAVMDADVVISLSHFKVHEATGIGGALKNIGMGCGSRVGKMEMHSSGKPHVDQSLCVGCGSCQRNCAHSAITIADRKASIDHSKCVGCGRCIGACPRDAVLPASDESNDILNKKIVEYSWAVLHNRPQFHISLVVDVSPNCDCHAENDLPIVPNVGMFASFDPVALDLACARAVNSQPVIPGSLLDQSDRSCGDYFTALHPTTNWKVMIQHGVKMGLGSSDYELIRV from the coding sequence ATGGAAAAATCAAAAGTCTATTTTACGGATATGCGCGTAACACTGAGGGAAAATCTGCCGCAGAAGCTGCACCGGCTGCTGAAAACGGCCGGCATTGGAAATATCGACTTTGAAAAGCGGTTTGCCGCGATTAAAATTCACTTTGGCGAGCCCGGAAATTTGGCTTTCCTGCGGCCAAACTATGCAAAAGTGGTGGCCGACACCGTGCGGGAACTGGGCGGCAAGCCTTTTTTAACTGACTGCAATACCCTGTATGTTGGCGGCCGGAAAAATGCGCTGGACCATTTGGACTCGGCCAATGAAAACGGATTTTCCCCAATGACGACTGGCTGCCAGTTAATCATTGCGGATGGCCTGAAGGGAACGGATGAAGAGTTGGTGCCGGTAGAGGGTGGCGAATATGTCAAAGAGGCAAAAATCGGCCGCGCGGTCATGGATGCAGACGTGGTGATTTCACTGTCACACTTCAAGGTACATGAAGCTACCGGCATTGGCGGCGCACTGAAAAATATCGGCATGGGCTGCGGTTCACGCGTGGGAAAAATGGAGATGCACAGCAGCGGCAAGCCCCATGTAGACCAAAGCCTGTGTGTCGGCTGCGGTTCCTGCCAGCGGAACTGCGCACACAGTGCCATTACCATTGCGGACCGCAAGGCGTCCATCGACCACAGCAAATGTGTTGGCTGTGGTCGATGCATTGGTGCCTGCCCGCGGGACGCGGTTCTGCCGGCTTCAGACGAATCCAATGATATTCTAAATAAGAAAATTGTAGAATATTCATGGGCCGTGCTGCACAACCGCCCGCAGTTCCATATCAGTCTGGTTGTGGACGTTTCGCCGAACTGCGATTGTCATGCGGAAAATGACCTGCCTATCGTGCCAAATGTGGGTATGTTTGCATCATTCGACCCGGTGGCGCTGGACCTCGCCTGTGCCCGCGCGGTCAACAGTCAGCCAGTTATCCCCGGCAGCCTGCTGGACCAGAGTGACCGTTCCTGCGGCGATTACTTTACGGCGCTGCACCCCACAACCAACTGGAAAGTGATGATTCAGCATGGCGTAAAAATGGGGCTCGGCAGCAGTGACTATGAACTAATTCGTGTATAA
- the htpG gene encoding molecular chaperone HtpG produces the protein MAMKQFKAESKRLLDLMINSIYTHKEIFMRELISNASDAIDKMYYRSLQENDTGLSRDDFKIHIALDKPGRKIIIEDNGCGMTKDDMEKDLGTIAKSGSLAFKQENKDKKNDNNIDIIGQFGVGFYAAFMVAKQVTVESKAYGSDEAWCWQSSGAEGYTVDPCEKAERGTKITLDLKDNTDDDNYDTYLDQYTIKNLIKKYSDYIRYPIRMDMQKSRQKPKPENAPKDYKPEYEDYTEVETLNSMVPLWRKNKNEVKPEEYNSFYKNKFGDYEDPLKVIHSYNEGVATYTALLFIPARASYDYYTRDYEKGLQLYSNGVLIMDKCSDLLPDCFSFVRGLVDSQDLSLNISRETLQHDHQLHIIEGRLEKKIKSELLNMLKNDREKYEQFYKAFGLQLKYGVYSDFGQHKELLQDLLLFYSSSEKKLVTLQEYVDRMKPDQKNIYYACGETTAKVDMLPQTEAVKDKGYEILYLTSPVDEFALRALMKYDDKEFKSVSDDDLDLQTEEEKAAAKKKVEENKDMLNFMKDALNGEVKEVILSTKLKSHPVCLSTNGALSMGMEKVLNQMPNNGGEKVKAQRVLEINANHPVFQKLTALYKLDQNTLKKYTKLLYTQALLIEGVQIEDPVSFSNDICDLMVKA, from the coding sequence ATTGCAATGAAACAGTTTAAGGCAGAGTCAAAACGTCTTTTGGACTTGATGATTAACTCTATTTACACGCACAAGGAAATCTTCATGCGCGAACTAATCAGCAACGCAAGTGATGCGATAGATAAGATGTATTATCGGTCCCTGCAGGAAAACGACACGGGCCTTTCCCGTGACGATTTCAAAATTCACATTGCACTGGACAAACCGGGCCGCAAAATTATTATTGAGGATAACGGCTGCGGCATGACAAAGGACGACATGGAAAAGGACCTCGGCACTATCGCCAAGTCCGGCTCCCTCGCCTTTAAGCAGGAAAACAAAGACAAAAAGAACGATAATAACATCGATATCATCGGTCAGTTCGGTGTTGGCTTTTATGCGGCCTTTATGGTGGCAAAGCAGGTTACAGTGGAAAGCAAAGCCTACGGCAGCGATGAAGCATGGTGCTGGCAGAGCAGCGGTGCGGAGGGATACACTGTGGACCCCTGTGAAAAAGCAGAGCGCGGCACAAAAATCACACTGGACCTGAAGGACAATACAGACGACGACAATTACGACACATACCTTGACCAGTACACGATTAAGAACCTCATTAAGAAATACAGCGACTATATCCGCTATCCTATTCGCATGGATATGCAGAAGAGCCGCCAAAAACCAAAGCCGGAAAATGCTCCTAAGGACTATAAGCCGGAGTATGAGGACTATACCGAAGTGGAAACACTGAACTCCATGGTCCCCTTATGGCGGAAGAACAAAAACGAGGTAAAGCCGGAAGAGTACAACAGCTTCTATAAAAACAAGTTCGGCGACTATGAGGACCCGCTTAAGGTGATTCACAGCTACAACGAAGGTGTAGCTACTTACACAGCACTGCTGTTTATTCCGGCACGCGCCAGCTATGACTACTACACCCGTGACTATGAAAAGGGATTGCAGCTGTACAGCAACGGCGTGCTCATTATGGACAAATGTTCCGACCTGCTGCCGGACTGCTTCAGCTTTGTACGCGGCCTTGTCGACAGCCAGGACCTGAGCCTCAACATTTCCCGTGAAACGCTGCAGCATGACCACCAGCTGCATATTATTGAGGGCCGTCTGGAAAAGAAGATTAAGTCTGAACTGCTGAATATGCTGAAAAACGACCGCGAAAAGTACGAGCAGTTCTATAAAGCCTTTGGTCTGCAGCTGAAGTACGGTGTTTACAGCGACTTCGGTCAGCACAAAGAACTGCTGCAGGACTTGCTGCTGTTCTACTCCAGCAGTGAAAAGAAACTGGTTACCCTGCAGGAGTATGTGGACCGTATGAAGCCGGACCAGAAGAACATTTACTATGCCTGCGGTGAAACGACCGCCAAAGTGGATATGCTGCCGCAGACCGAGGCGGTTAAGGACAAGGGGTACGAGATTCTGTACCTGACCAGCCCCGTGGACGAGTTTGCTCTGCGTGCTCTGATGAAGTACGACGACAAAGAGTTCAAGTCTGTTTCAGACGATGACCTTGACCTGCAGACCGAAGAGGAAAAAGCGGCCGCTAAGAAGAAAGTGGAAGAAAACAAGGATATGCTTAACTTCATGAAGGACGCCCTGAATGGTGAAGTGAAGGAAGTTATCCTTTCCACAAAGCTCAAGAGCCACCCTGTCTGCCTGTCCACAAATGGTGCCCTGTCCATGGGGATGGAAAAGGTGCTGAATCAGATGCCGAACAATGGTGGGGAAAAGGTCAAGGCACAGCGGGTGCTGGAAATCAACGCAAATCATCCGGTTTTCCAGAAGCTCACAGCGCTGTACAAGCTGGACCAGAATACGCTGAAAAAGTATACGAAGCTGCTGTATACACAGGCACTACTGATTGAGGGCGTACAGATTGAGGACCCGGTTTCTTTCAGCAATGACATCTGCGATTTGATGGTTAAAGCATAA
- a CDS encoding phytoene desaturase family protein: MQGQKRIAIIGGGIAGLSTGIYAQKHGFRTTIYEALPQIGGVCAPLRTAGVSLEPTLRFLNGVREDTPLYRCWQETGGLQDTLPVTPDSFFTAEEAGATVNFCGDINEFLESTAACSPEDREQLKRFCTAVEKAGAFRPATECPPDLLSPLKALAGAAGTESGRLLLRLRTVSLQDYAQQFHHPALRCAFREVLPPGSTLAQLVFSYSRFLSGDLAVPVGGSAGIVHRMAKRYLAEGGQLRCKDPVKKIIAANGAARGIVLAGGEHMLTHWVIAACDPAYACRVLLQDRYGMEKKLQDRYCMPEKYTTCSLVRLFFSAPEESLPIERTLSFPTDVIPAEGDGISRLRVTQFSNDPTFVFNGRAELAVDFPIAGRQAFRRWEALAGQQAAYREEIRLLADSTRQALEKHFPQMQGLVQFLGCHTPADYARRFHNFHGSCTAFIPTAQARPAPLTGRLPGLSHLLLTGQWLGPTAGMHTALLQGKFTVQRICRDEHIP, encoded by the coding sequence TTGCAGGGACAAAAGCGAATCGCAATTATCGGTGGCGGAATCGCGGGCCTTTCCACGGGCATTTATGCCCAGAAGCACGGATTTCGTACAACGATTTATGAGGCGCTACCACAGATTGGCGGCGTGTGTGCACCGCTGCGTACCGCCGGTGTATCGCTGGAACCGACACTGCGTTTTTTGAACGGTGTGCGGGAAGATACGCCGCTGTACCGCTGCTGGCAGGAAACCGGCGGTTTGCAGGATACTTTGCCTGTTACACCGGACAGCTTTTTCACGGCGGAAGAGGCCGGTGCCACCGTGAACTTTTGCGGGGACATCAATGAATTTCTGGAAAGCACAGCGGCATGCAGTCCGGAGGACAGGGAACAGCTGAAGCGGTTTTGTACGGCGGTCGAAAAGGCAGGGGCATTCCGCCCGGCAACGGAGTGCCCGCCGGATCTGCTTTCACCTTTGAAAGCATTGGCTGGTGCGGCCGGCACTGAAAGCGGCCGTCTGCTGCTGCGGCTGCGGACAGTTTCTCTGCAGGACTACGCGCAGCAGTTTCATCATCCGGCACTGCGCTGTGCTTTTCGGGAAGTGCTGCCGCCGGGCAGTACATTGGCACAGCTGGTCTTTTCCTATTCTCGTTTTCTCAGCGGCGATTTGGCCGTGCCGGTGGGAGGCTCCGCGGGTATTGTACACCGTATGGCGAAACGCTATTTGGCAGAGGGCGGACAGCTGCGCTGTAAAGACCCCGTGAAAAAAATCATTGCGGCCAACGGCGCGGCACGCGGCATTGTGCTGGCAGGCGGAGAACATATGCTGACGCATTGGGTGATTGCGGCGTGTGACCCGGCCTATGCCTGCCGTGTCCTGCTGCAGGACCGGTACGGTATGGAGAAAAAGCTGCAGGACCGATACTGCATGCCGGAAAAATATACAACCTGCTCCCTGGTGCGCCTATTCTTTTCCGCGCCGGAGGAGTCCCTGCCGATAGAACGGACGCTGTCGTTTCCAACCGATGTCATTCCGGCGGAGGGGGACGGCATCAGCCGCCTGAGGGTGACACAGTTCAGCAATGACCCGACTTTTGTATTCAACGGCCGGGCAGAACTGGCGGTTGATTTCCCCATTGCGGGACGGCAGGCATTCCGCCGTTGGGAGGCACTGGCTGGCCAGCAGGCGGCTTATCGGGAAGAAATCCGCCTGCTGGCAGACAGTACACGGCAGGCGCTGGAAAAACATTTTCCGCAAATGCAGGGGCTGGTACAGTTCCTCGGCTGCCATACACCGGCAGACTATGCCCGGCGGTTCCACAATTTTCACGGCTCCTGTACGGCATTTATTCCAACTGCACAGGCACGTCCAGCACCGCTGACCGGCCGCCTGCCGGGACTTTCTCACCTGCTGCTGACGGGCCAGTGGCTTGGACCAACAGCCGGTATGCATACAGCGCTGCTGCAGGGCAAATTTACCGTACAGCGCATTTGTCGGGACGAACATATACCATGA
- a CDS encoding glycine--tRNA ligase — MKATEKTMDTIVSLCKNRGFIYPGSEIYGGLSNTWDYGPLGVEFKNNVKKAWLKKFVQESPYNVGLDSAILMNPEVWVATGHVGGFSDPLMDCKDCKTRHRADKLIEDFTGKPADGWSNEKMMQFIKENHIKCPNCGSENFTDIRQFNLMFKTFQGVTEDAKNTVYLRPETAQGIFVNFSNIQRTTRKKLPFGVCQIGKSFRNEITPGNFTFRTREFEQMECEFFCKPDTDLEWFKYWKDFCENWLHSLGLTKENLRLRDHEKEELSFYSKATTDIEYLFPFGWGELWGVADRTNYDLTRHQDHSGKDLTYFDAETNEHYIPYVIEPSLGADRVALAFLCDAYDEEVVNAEKKDTRVVLHLHPALAPFKAAVLPLSKKLKEPAQKIYADLSKHFMMDYDETGSIGKRYRRQDEIGTPYCITYDFDSGDDGCVTIRDRDSMNQERISIDKLTDWLQEKIDF, encoded by the coding sequence ATGAAAGCAACAGAAAAAACAATGGACACAATTGTGTCCCTGTGCAAAAACCGCGGTTTTATCTATCCGGGCAGCGAAATTTACGGAGGCCTATCCAACACCTGGGACTACGGTCCGCTGGGTGTGGAATTCAAAAACAACGTGAAAAAGGCATGGCTGAAAAAATTTGTACAGGAAAGCCCTTACAATGTCGGCCTCGACTCCGCTATTCTGATGAATCCGGAAGTTTGGGTGGCTACCGGCCATGTGGGCGGATTTTCCGACCCGCTGATGGACTGCAAAGACTGCAAAACACGCCACCGTGCGGACAAACTGATTGAGGACTTCACCGGCAAGCCGGCCGATGGCTGGAGCAACGAAAAGATGATGCAGTTCATCAAGGAAAACCACATCAAATGCCCCAACTGCGGCAGTGAAAACTTCACGGACATTCGTCAGTTTAACCTGATGTTCAAAACCTTTCAGGGCGTCACAGAGGACGCAAAGAACACCGTTTATCTGCGTCCGGAAACCGCGCAAGGTATCTTTGTGAACTTTTCCAACATTCAGCGCACCACACGCAAAAAGCTGCCTTTCGGCGTATGCCAGATTGGCAAGAGCTTCCGCAACGAAATTACCCCCGGCAACTTCACGTTCCGCACCCGTGAATTTGAGCAGATGGAATGTGAATTCTTCTGCAAGCCGGACACGGATCTCGAATGGTTCAAGTACTGGAAAGACTTCTGCGAAAACTGGCTGCATTCTCTCGGCCTGACCAAAGAGAACCTGCGTCTGCGCGACCATGAGAAAGAAGAACTCTCCTTCTACTCCAAGGCAACGACCGATATTGAGTATCTGTTCCCATTCGGCTGGGGCGAACTGTGGGGGGTTGCCGACCGCACAAACTATGACCTGACTCGTCATCAGGACCATAGTGGCAAAGACCTGACCTATTTTGACGCGGAAACAAATGAGCACTATATCCCCTATGTCATTGAGCCTTCTCTGGGTGCGGACCGTGTAGCGCTTGCTTTCCTGTGCGACGCCTACGACGAAGAAGTTGTCAACGCAGAAAAGAAGGACACCCGTGTTGTTCTGCATCTGCACCCGGCACTGGCCCCCTTTAAAGCTGCTGTGCTGCCGCTTTCCAAGAAGCTGAAGGAACCCGCACAAAAGATTTATGCGGACCTGTCCAAGCACTTCATGATGGATTACGACGAGACTGGCTCCATCGGCAAGCGCTACCGCCGTCAGGACGAAATTGGCACGCCGTACTGCATTACCTATGACTTTGATAGCGGCGATGACGGCTGCGTCACTATCCGTGACCGTGACTCCATGAATCAGGAGCGCATTTCTATCGACAAACTGACCGACTGGCTGCAGGAAAAGATTGATTTCTAA
- a CDS encoding chromate transporter — MKRDFHFYRQLFAATFSVSAFTFGGGYVIVPLMKQKFCDTLHWIDEDEMLDIVAISQSLPGPMAVDASALVGYRLAGIPGALTALLATALPPLVILSVVSLFYQAFKSNRIVNAVLKGMQAGIAAVIADVVISGAVKTARSKETLSILIMAASFIAIYFLNINVIWVILACGALGGILAMVQMKRKKAPKA, encoded by the coding sequence TTGAAAAGGGACTTTCATTTTTACAGGCAACTGTTTGCGGCCACTTTTTCCGTAAGCGCCTTTACATTTGGCGGCGGATATGTGATTGTGCCGCTGATGAAGCAAAAGTTCTGTGATACACTACACTGGATTGACGAAGATGAAATGCTGGACATCGTCGCTATTTCGCAGTCACTGCCCGGGCCAATGGCGGTAGATGCCTCCGCGCTGGTCGGTTATCGGCTGGCTGGAATTCCCGGCGCGCTGACCGCGCTGCTGGCAACTGCCCTGCCGCCGCTGGTGATTTTGTCAGTTGTTTCCCTGTTCTATCAGGCATTTAAGTCCAACCGAATTGTGAACGCGGTTTTGAAAGGAATGCAGGCAGGCATCGCCGCAGTCATTGCAGATGTTGTCATTTCCGGTGCAGTGAAAACGGCTCGGTCCAAAGAGACACTTTCCATTCTGATTATGGCGGCCTCTTTTATTGCCATCTATTTCTTAAACATAAATGTTATCTGGGTAATTCTCGCGTGCGGTGCTCTCGGCGGCATTTTGGCCATGGTACAGATGAAACGGAAGAAGGCGCCAAAGGCATGA
- a CDS encoding chromate transporter, with translation MGLFSFGGGYGILPVIQQQVVTENHWLTMQEFTDVITISQMTPGPIALNASTFVGMRMAGVLGAILATFGCIFPTAVLALIVGHYYYKYRSLTLVQGIFSGLRPAVVSLIASSGLAILFLALLGTSTLSLGAFSHIDWRAVILFAASLFVLRKWKPNPVYIMLATGAAGVLLYLWK, from the coding sequence GTGGGGTTGTTTAGCTTTGGCGGCGGCTATGGCATTTTGCCGGTCATTCAGCAGCAGGTGGTTACAGAGAACCACTGGCTTACGATGCAGGAATTTACGGACGTCATCACCATTTCGCAAATGACGCCGGGACCTATCGCGCTAAACGCCTCTACTTTCGTCGGTATGCGTATGGCCGGCGTTTTGGGGGCCATTCTTGCAACATTTGGGTGTATCTTCCCCACTGCCGTGCTCGCACTGATTGTCGGCCATTACTACTATAAATACCGCAGTCTAACGCTGGTGCAGGGAATATTCAGTGGGCTGCGGCCGGCCGTCGTGTCGCTCATCGCTTCCTCCGGGCTGGCCATTTTGTTCCTTGCACTGCTGGGAACCAGCACGCTGTCTCTCGGCGCTTTTTCGCATATTGACTGGCGGGCAGTCATCCTTTTTGCCGCCTCTCTGTTTGTTCTGCGCAAGTGGAAGCCGAACCCTGTGTACATCATGCTGGCTACCGGTGCAGCTGGTGTTCTGCTTTATCTGTGGAAATAA